A segment of the Aromatoleum aromaticum EbN1 genome:
ACAGCCGCCGACCATCAGGCAGGCCGCATACGGGTGGTATTCGCCGGCGCCCACGGACATGCCGCATTCGGGACAGGTGTATTGCGAGAGGCCGACTGGAACGGAAGCGGTAGCTCCGGTTTGACGCAGGTCTTGCTCATGCATGATTCATCCTCCTTTTGGCTGGACTCGCGGCCGCCCGTCTGGCTTCATCGGCGCCCGCCCACAACACTGGCCGGGGTCCCTCACACCAGGACTTCGTGACTGACCAGATTCTCGATTTCGTCATGCGAATAACCGAGCATCCCGCCGAGCACCTCGCGGGTGTGCTGCCCGATCGACGGCGCCGCGGTCTTCATCTCGAGCGGCGTGCGCGAGAACACGATCGGCGCGCGGTTGTAGAGCGTGACGCCGACTTCGGGGTGGTCGAGGTAAGCCCAGAAGCCGCGCCGGCGCAGATGCTCGTCCTCGATCGCCTCGCGTGCGTCGCGCACTTCGCCCGCCGGCACGCCGGCCTTCAGCAGTTCGGCCATCAGCCAGTCGCCGTACTGCGTCGCGGTCCAGGCCTCGATGCGCTCGTCGAGCTCGGCCGCGTTCCGCCGGCGCATTTCCGCGCTCGCGAAGCCGTCGTCCTCGGCCCACGGCGGATTGCCCATCACGCGGCGCAGCGCGGCCCACTGCGCGTCGTCGAACACCGCGATCGCGATCCACTTGCGGTACCCGAGCGTCGTATAGACGCCGTGCGGGGCGGCCTCCGCGTCGCCGTAACCCTGCGGTCCGAGCACCTCGCCATTGGCGGCGAAAGCCATCGGCGCGCTCGGCGTCATCGAGATCGCCGACTCGAGCTGCGACAGGCTGACCGTCTGGCCCCGCCCGGTCACCTCGCGCTCGAGCAGTGCCGCCATGATCCCGAACAGCGTATGCGTCGGCACCATCACGTGGTCGGTGTAGTTCGTGCCGGTGCCGAACGGCGGCGCGCCGGCAAAGC
Coding sequences within it:
- a CDS encoding CaiB/BaiF CoA transferase family protein, producing MPNSVERALEGIVVCDFSWVGAGPIATSVLAQCGADVIRIESVKRPDTLRRGEPFKDGIGTGLDRSGYFAARNANKRDIALDMNHPSAREVAVRLIAKSDIVINNFRVGQMEKWKLGWDEVQKINPRAIYVTMSMQGTDGPHSRYMGYGVNLNALCGLTARAGFAGAPPFGTGTNYTDHVMVPTHTLFGIMAALLEREVTGRGQTVSLSQLESAISMTPSAPMAFAANGEVLGPQGYGDAEAAPHGVYTTLGYRKWIAIAVFDDAQWAALRRVMGNPPWAEDDGFASAEMRRRNAAELDERIEAWTATQYGDWLMAELLKAGVPAGEVRDAREAIEDEHLRRRGFWAYLDHPEVGVTLYNRAPIVFSRTPLEMKTAAPSIGQHTREVLGGMLGYSHDEIENLVSHEVLV